One genomic window of Candidatus Nitrospira inopinata includes the following:
- a CDS encoding M16 family metallopeptidase, whose amino-acid sequence MKVLLVEVPKAPVATVQIWYKVGSRNEVMGRAGLSHMLEHMMFKGTAKYPKGAFSRLIRKNGGIDNAFTGQDFTAYFENVAADRIELALELEADRMQGLMLDPHEFQTERDVVKEERRLRIEDDPQSALVEILFAQAFLSHPYHWPVIGWFSDLDAMSLEDLQRHYDTYYSPNNATLVVAGDFKADVLIQTIKTLFEPIPRGPSPNPTLSEEPPQRGERRFVLKREAQLPFVMMGFHVPNHSSEDSYALSLLETMLSKGKSSRLYQSLVYEQKSALAVGADYNPMQADPGLFYCYSVVSPGAKTEAVEEALLREVARLQKELPTEVELQRAKNQLEAAHVFEQDSNFRRAMMLGEAETVGAGWRWGNQFLERIRSVTPQDIQRVARRYLNADNRTVGILVPVPPKQQQSSSSVPTPHRRS is encoded by the coding sequence ATGAAGGTGCTTCTGGTCGAGGTTCCGAAAGCGCCCGTCGCCACCGTGCAGATCTGGTACAAGGTCGGTTCTCGAAACGAGGTCATGGGACGGGCCGGCCTTTCCCACATGCTTGAGCACATGATGTTCAAAGGAACCGCAAAGTACCCGAAAGGCGCATTTTCCCGCCTCATACGCAAGAACGGCGGGATTGACAACGCCTTTACCGGTCAAGATTTCACCGCGTATTTCGAGAACGTGGCGGCCGACCGCATCGAGCTGGCTTTGGAACTCGAGGCGGACCGTATGCAGGGGTTGATGCTCGATCCCCATGAGTTTCAAACGGAGCGGGACGTCGTCAAAGAGGAGCGGCGGTTGCGAATCGAGGACGACCCTCAGAGCGCCCTGGTAGAGATCTTGTTCGCGCAGGCTTTTTTGAGCCATCCCTATCACTGGCCGGTGATCGGGTGGTTTTCCGATCTGGACGCCATGTCCCTTGAAGACTTACAACGCCACTACGATACATATTATTCCCCCAACAATGCCACGCTCGTCGTGGCGGGCGATTTCAAAGCGGACGTCCTGATCCAGACCATCAAAACTCTTTTTGAGCCGATTCCGAGAGGCCCCTCTCCCAACCCGACGCTCTCCGAAGAACCTCCTCAACGGGGTGAACGGCGGTTTGTTCTGAAACGAGAGGCGCAGCTCCCCTTCGTCATGATGGGGTTTCATGTCCCCAACCATTCCAGCGAAGATTCCTACGCCCTCAGCCTGCTTGAAACGATGTTGTCGAAGGGAAAAAGCTCGCGACTGTATCAAAGCCTGGTGTACGAACAGAAGAGCGCGCTCGCGGTCGGCGCGGACTATAATCCGATGCAAGCGGATCCCGGCCTCTTTTATTGCTACTCGGTGGTCAGCCCCGGCGCGAAGACCGAGGCGGTCGAAGAAGCCCTGCTGCGCGAGGTCGCCCGTCTGCAGAAAGAACTTCCGACCGAGGTCGAGTTGCAACGGGCCAAGAATCAACTGGAAGCCGCCCATGTCTTCGAGCAAGATTCAAATTTCCGCCGCGCCATGATGCTCGGGGAAGCCGAAACCGTCGGCGCCGGCTGGCGGTGGGGAAACCAATTCCTGGAACGTATCCGCTCCGTCACTCCGCAGGATATTCAGCGTGTCGCCAGGCGCTATCTCAACGCGGACAATCGAACCGTGGGCATTCTCGTGCCGGTCCCTCCAAAGCAACAGCAGTCTTCCTCTTCCGTGCCGACCCCCCATCGCCGGTCATAG
- the rlmN gene encoding 23S rRNA (adenine(2503)-C(2))-methyltransferase RlmN — MPESLINLLALTESQMAELVHKLGWPAYRAKQILRWLYRRRARAIGDMTDLSGRDRSTLAEIAVIRRATRCTVLPSDDGTRKLLLTLDDGLTIEAVLIPDENRLTLCVSTQVGCMLDCAFCLTGAMGLRRSLKAHEIIDQVLTAQDWLDADERITNLVFMGMGEPLANYEALELAVTSLTDKSWGLGWSPRRIVVSTAGLASRLEKVAALGVNLAVSLNATTEAQRRALMPAASDIASLKSLLTACRNYHGSPNRRLTFEYVLLAGVNDRPADARRLTALLRGLHCKVNLIPFNEFPGARFQRPSDCDVLRFQTLLRRGGIDAFIRKSRGRDVLGACGQLGSLAEGGGSACLTPLESRC; from the coding sequence ATGCCTGAATCGCTCATCAATTTGCTCGCCCTCACCGAATCTCAGATGGCGGAGCTCGTCCATAAACTGGGGTGGCCCGCCTATCGAGCCAAACAGATCCTGCGCTGGCTTTACCGGCGACGCGCGCGCGCAATCGGCGACATGACCGACCTCTCCGGCCGAGACCGCTCGACATTGGCCGAAATCGCGGTCATCCGTCGTGCGACCCGTTGCACGGTGCTCCCCTCCGACGACGGCACGCGCAAATTGCTTCTCACCCTGGACGATGGGCTGACAATTGAGGCGGTCTTGATCCCGGATGAAAATCGCTTGACCCTGTGCGTCTCGACTCAGGTTGGCTGCATGTTGGATTGCGCGTTCTGTTTGACCGGCGCCATGGGGCTGCGCCGCAGTCTCAAGGCCCATGAAATCATCGACCAGGTCCTGACGGCTCAAGACTGGCTGGACGCCGACGAACGGATTACCAATCTGGTCTTCATGGGGATGGGGGAACCGCTCGCCAATTATGAGGCGCTTGAGCTTGCCGTCACGAGCTTGACCGACAAGTCCTGGGGCCTGGGGTGGTCGCCCCGGCGCATCGTCGTTTCAACGGCGGGATTGGCGTCCCGCCTCGAAAAAGTCGCGGCGCTCGGCGTCAACCTCGCCGTCTCGCTCAACGCCACGACCGAGGCCCAACGCCGGGCGCTGATGCCCGCCGCCAGCGACATTGCGTCCCTCAAATCGCTGTTGACGGCCTGTCGAAACTATCACGGGTCGCCAAACAGGCGGTTGACGTTCGAGTACGTCCTGCTGGCCGGCGTGAACGATCGACCGGCCGACGCCCGACGATTGACGGCGCTGCTTCGCGGCCTGCACTGCAAGGTAAATCTGATTCCGTTCAATGAATTTCCAGGCGCCCGTTTCCAACGGCCGTCGGATTGTGACGTGCTCCGCTTTCAAACCCTCCTCCGCCGGGGAGGCATCGACGCCTTTATTCGCAAAAGCAGAGGACGAGACGTGTTGGGAGCCTGCGGACAGTTAGGGAGCCTTGCTGAGGGCGGCGGCTCGGCCTGCTTGACACCCTTGGAATCCCGTTGTTAG
- a CDS encoding transglycosylase SLT domain-containing protein: protein MANRSDRLSCRLIRRAGITLGRAALFVVATGFVSPLSAYSAQAVSADLLQTDRCEAAEDCFTMAARPREQSGAALTKDQAAALKLERLRQVMERFPTSLGAKRAGLLSGVMLIDRNPAGALSYLQAAQRDFPVIEDYIRYWVGEALLSLGDAKEAALAFESVSQAVPDTNLLPRAVLRAGEAWYQASSCPEAIDRLTRAVALGRNEKDPGIAQAWLRLADCYLRVGRAAEGKEALVKVWVAFPQTKEAKQAESLLSAGIGGESWAPKPEDFYARAQVLLGQALHKEAIEELKRFLAKDPPVSLRSEAKLKLGIAQVRLKLYEQARETFQELAGGRTTHSGEATVWLARVYLRQGLGDKLLDLSRKIAKRSLSAEQKGQINLFAGIWLEDQAQFEEAIAQYRQVAQTGEPAAQRTEARWRQGWVLYRIGRYQAAIDVWRSIVERPNGEWEPQVLYWIARACGHVGNSNAQETFQLLCDRYPYTYYCQLAQGRAGISAMASTDQERRPEEAAVLPASLPSASPDRDQISGQNETSRSEIERQPAYRRAAELRALGLEQDAVRELTALTDAYGNDAAAVASLSVLLSETGAYHHALRLVRSRFRDRLERGGGAILEDGLWNAAYPTGLISTISMQGVDGVDPFLVAAIIREESQYDWRAVSRVGAIGLMQVMPATANEVAQRYRLPDVARDDLFDQETNIRIGVRYIGQLLARFSGNLVHAVAAYNAGPIAVESWVVAYRGRSDDEFVELIPFQETRQYVKRVLRSYREYVRLNGLQKPVS, encoded by the coding sequence ATGGCCAATCGGAGCGATCGTCTCTCGTGCCGGCTGATCCGGCGTGCCGGCATTACGCTGGGTCGGGCGGCGCTATTCGTCGTCGCGACCGGTTTCGTTTCTCCTCTCAGCGCCTATTCGGCTCAGGCGGTGAGCGCCGATCTGCTACAGACCGACCGGTGTGAAGCGGCGGAGGACTGTTTCACGATGGCCGCCCGGCCGAGGGAACAGTCGGGGGCCGCGCTGACGAAAGATCAGGCGGCCGCGCTGAAGCTCGAACGACTCCGTCAGGTCATGGAGCGGTTTCCGACATCACTGGGGGCCAAGCGGGCCGGGCTGCTCTCCGGCGTCATGTTGATCGATCGGAATCCAGCCGGGGCGCTTTCCTATCTTCAAGCGGCCCAACGGGATTTTCCGGTCATCGAGGACTATATCCGATATTGGGTCGGCGAGGCGCTGTTGTCGCTGGGCGATGCGAAGGAGGCGGCGCTTGCTTTTGAGTCGGTGTCGCAGGCCGTGCCCGATACCAATTTGCTTCCTCGAGCCGTTTTGCGCGCGGGGGAAGCCTGGTATCAGGCCTCCAGTTGTCCCGAGGCGATTGACCGGCTTACCAGAGCGGTCGCCCTTGGTCGCAATGAGAAAGATCCCGGAATCGCCCAGGCGTGGCTTCGATTGGCGGACTGCTATCTGCGCGTGGGGCGGGCGGCCGAAGGGAAGGAGGCATTGGTAAAAGTCTGGGTTGCATTCCCTCAGACGAAGGAAGCGAAACAAGCGGAATCGCTCCTTTCGGCAGGGATCGGGGGGGAGTCATGGGCCCCCAAACCGGAAGATTTTTATGCCAGGGCTCAAGTGTTGCTGGGGCAAGCCTTGCATAAGGAAGCCATTGAGGAACTGAAGCGGTTTCTCGCCAAAGATCCACCTGTCTCTCTTCGCAGTGAGGCCAAACTCAAGTTGGGCATTGCGCAGGTGCGACTCAAGCTCTACGAGCAGGCGCGGGAGACGTTTCAGGAGCTGGCTGGAGGACGGACGACACATTCCGGTGAGGCGACGGTGTGGTTGGCACGAGTCTATCTTCGACAGGGGCTCGGTGACAAGTTGTTGGATTTGAGCCGCAAAATCGCCAAACGGAGTCTGTCCGCCGAGCAGAAAGGACAGATCAACTTGTTCGCCGGGATCTGGCTGGAGGATCAGGCTCAGTTTGAGGAGGCGATCGCGCAATACCGGCAGGTCGCTCAAACGGGGGAGCCAGCCGCTCAGCGTACCGAGGCGCGTTGGCGGCAAGGCTGGGTTCTCTATCGAATAGGACGATATCAAGCGGCGATCGACGTATGGCGGTCGATCGTCGAACGACCGAACGGCGAGTGGGAACCGCAGGTGCTCTATTGGATCGCGCGGGCTTGTGGTCACGTCGGAAACTCGAATGCACAGGAAACGTTCCAGCTCCTCTGCGATCGCTATCCCTACACCTACTATTGCCAGCTTGCGCAGGGGCGCGCGGGAATTTCCGCCATGGCTTCTACGGATCAGGAACGACGGCCGGAGGAGGCTGCCGTCCTTCCCGCCTCGCTTCCTTCTGCTTCGCCGGATCGTGATCAAATATCGGGACAGAATGAAACGAGTCGGTCGGAAATCGAACGGCAGCCCGCCTACCGGCGGGCTGCCGAGTTGAGGGCATTGGGGCTTGAGCAGGATGCGGTCAGAGAACTCACGGCGTTGACGGACGCGTACGGCAATGACGCCGCTGCAGTGGCCTCGTTGTCGGTCTTGCTGAGCGAAACCGGGGCGTATCATCACGCCTTGAGGCTTGTCCGGAGCAGGTTCCGGGACAGACTGGAGCGAGGCGGCGGCGCCATCCTTGAAGATGGCTTGTGGAACGCGGCCTATCCGACGGGACTGATCTCCACAATCAGCATGCAGGGCGTGGACGGAGTCGATCCTTTCCTGGTCGCGGCTATCATCAGGGAAGAAAGTCAGTACGATTGGCGGGCGGTGTCCCGTGTGGGCGCCATCGGGTTGATGCAGGTCATGCCGGCCACCGCCAATGAAGTGGCGCAGCGCTATCGTCTTCCCGACGTCGCGCGGGATGACCTGTTTGATCAGGAAACCAATATTCGGATCGGAGTTCGATACATCGGGCAGTTGCTCGCTCGATTTTCCGGCAATCTGGTGCACGCCGTCGCAGCGTACAACGCCGGCCCTATTGCCGTTGAGAGCTGGGTCGTGGCGTATCGGGGACGGAGCGACGACGAATTTGTCGAATTGATTCCTTTCCAAGAGACGAGACAATATGTGAAGCGGGTGCTCCGCAGCTACAGGGAGTACGTTCGCCTGAACGGCCTTCAAAAGCCCGTTTCTTGA
- a CDS encoding cell division protein ZapB → MALDRLDALEVRIKDLVKLIQELKRRNASLEEELRVVRQRLASQDDLNQRWERERVDIKSRIERVISEIEMLECADEAREVAHE, encoded by the coding sequence ATGGCGTTGGATCGCCTCGATGCGTTGGAAGTTCGCATTAAAGACCTGGTGAAGTTGATCCAGGAGCTGAAACGGCGCAATGCGTCGTTGGAGGAGGAGCTGAGAGTCGTTCGGCAGCGGCTTGCGTCTCAGGATGATCTGAATCAACGCTGGGAACGAGAGCGGGTTGATATCAAGTCGCGAATCGAACGAGTCATCAGCGAAATCGAGATGCTGGAATGTGCGGACGAAGCCAGGGAGGTGGCCCATGAGTAA
- a CDS encoding cell division protein ZapA, whose protein sequence is MSKTVEVEIYGQRYAIRGEAEEAYVRRLAHYVDDHMRRLAEGMKTATPVKLAVLTAINLAHQLFESEKKRVQGEADFERRMEVLMESLEEHIPTSLFR, encoded by the coding sequence ATGAGTAAAACCGTCGAGGTTGAAATTTACGGTCAACGGTACGCCATTCGCGGGGAAGCCGAAGAGGCCTATGTTCGGCGGCTGGCTCATTACGTGGACGATCATATGAGACGTCTGGCCGAGGGCATGAAGACGGCCACTCCGGTCAAATTGGCGGTGCTGACGGCGATTAACCTGGCCCATCAGCTTTTTGAATCCGAAAAGAAGCGGGTGCAGGGAGAGGCCGACTTTGAACGACGCATGGAAGTGTTGATGGAATCGCTCGAGGAACATATTCCGACCTCCCTCTTTCGTTAG
- the rny gene encoding ribonuclease Y, which yields MIAYILCTIIGAVVGVGLFEVVRRNVAAAKRVELEEQAKHIVQNAQREADSVLKEARLEAKDLVFQAKAEWEKEQKAKLAELSAMEKRMLQRDEALDRKLAALEKRESELQKRDQELIKREAGLAAKESACAKAERDHREALERVAGMTAEEAKKQLIVEMESQARLDAAGIAKRTIEEAREVAEREAREIITSSIQRVVRDYVSESTISVVAIPNDAMKGRIIGREGRNIRAIEAATGIDLIIDETPEAVIISGFDPLRREIAKVSLERLMQDGRIHPTRIEEIVEKVKTDIDKLMYEEAEKIIFELGLSDFHPELIKVLGRLKYRTSYGQNNLYHAREAAYICGMMASELGLDVKLARRGALLHDIGKAVSHEEEGPHAMLGAELAKKYGESPKIVNAIAAHHEQVEPICPESVLVAAAEALSAARPGARREALESYVKRLEKLESLAAGQKGVQKAYAIQAGREIRVIVRQEDVTDAESFQLSRDLAKKIEQELTYPGQIKVTVIRESRYVEYAR from the coding sequence ATCATCGCATATATCCTGTGCACGATAATCGGTGCTGTCGTGGGCGTCGGCCTATTCGAAGTCGTGCGCCGCAACGTGGCCGCCGCAAAACGGGTTGAGCTTGAGGAACAGGCCAAACATATCGTCCAGAACGCACAGCGCGAGGCCGACAGCGTCTTGAAAGAGGCCAGGCTTGAGGCCAAGGATCTTGTCTTTCAGGCAAAAGCGGAATGGGAAAAGGAGCAAAAGGCGAAACTCGCTGAGCTCTCGGCGATGGAAAAACGCATGCTCCAGCGAGACGAGGCGCTGGACCGGAAGCTTGCCGCGCTGGAAAAACGCGAGAGCGAATTGCAGAAACGCGATCAGGAATTGATCAAGCGCGAAGCCGGGCTCGCGGCAAAGGAGTCCGCCTGCGCCAAGGCCGAGCGCGATCATCGCGAAGCCTTGGAACGTGTGGCCGGTATGACGGCGGAAGAGGCCAAAAAGCAGTTGATCGTCGAAATGGAGTCCCAAGCGCGGCTTGACGCGGCGGGGATCGCCAAACGGACGATCGAAGAAGCGCGTGAAGTTGCCGAGCGGGAGGCTCGCGAAATCATCACCAGCTCCATTCAGCGAGTGGTGCGGGATTATGTGTCGGAATCGACGATCTCGGTGGTGGCGATTCCGAACGACGCCATGAAAGGGCGCATCATCGGCCGGGAAGGCCGCAATATCCGGGCGATCGAAGCGGCGACGGGAATCGATCTGATCATCGATGAGACGCCGGAGGCCGTGATCATCTCGGGATTTGATCCGCTGCGCCGCGAAATCGCCAAAGTTTCGCTTGAACGGCTGATGCAAGACGGCAGAATTCATCCGACCCGCATCGAAGAGATCGTGGAAAAGGTCAAGACCGACATCGACAAGCTGATGTACGAGGAAGCCGAAAAAATCATCTTCGAGTTGGGGCTTTCGGATTTCCATCCTGAATTGATCAAGGTGTTGGGGCGGCTGAAGTATCGAACGAGTTACGGACAGAACAATCTGTATCACGCGCGGGAGGCCGCGTATATCTGCGGCATGATGGCATCGGAGTTGGGATTGGACGTCAAATTGGCCCGTCGCGGCGCCTTGCTCCATGACATCGGCAAGGCGGTCAGTCATGAGGAAGAGGGCCCCCATGCCATGCTTGGCGCCGAGCTGGCCAAGAAGTACGGCGAATCGCCCAAAATCGTGAACGCGATCGCCGCGCATCACGAGCAAGTGGAACCGATTTGTCCCGAGAGCGTGCTGGTGGCCGCCGCCGAGGCGCTGTCCGCCGCTCGTCCCGGAGCTCGAAGGGAAGCCCTCGAGTCCTACGTGAAGCGCCTGGAGAAACTCGAATCCTTGGCGGCCGGGCAGAAGGGGGTGCAAAAGGCCTATGCCATTCAAGCCGGGCGGGAGATCCGCGTGATCGTCCGTCAGGAAGACGTGACCGACGCCGAGTCGTTCCAGCTTTCGCGCGATCTGGCCAAGAAAATAGAGCAGGAACTGACGTATCCCGGACAAATCAAGGTGACCGTGATTCGAGAAAGCCGGTACGTGGAATACGCCAGATGA
- a CDS encoding TIGR00282 family metallophosphoesterase, whose translation MRVLCIGDIMGEPGRRAVARAVPRLVVQRQVDVVIGNGENAAGGFGITPDLAEELFDLGLSVITTGNHAWDKKEVLDYFPRQSRLLRPANYPPGVPGNGSVVVETAGGERLAVLQLMGRAHMPTIDCPFQTARREVPRLKQETAAVIVEMHAEATSEKMAMGHYLDGEVTAVVGTHTHVQTADDQILPKGTAYITDIGMTGPLHAVIGVKKELAIEKFLTGMPRRFEVASGPSVFCGVLLELDARLGKPLHFERVRLID comes from the coding sequence ATGAGGGTGCTCTGCATCGGCGACATCATGGGAGAGCCGGGAAGGCGGGCGGTCGCCCGTGCCGTTCCGCGTTTGGTCGTCCAGCGGCAGGTCGACGTCGTGATCGGCAACGGCGAAAACGCCGCGGGCGGATTCGGCATTACGCCGGACTTGGCGGAGGAACTCTTCGATCTGGGGTTGTCGGTCATTACCACGGGCAATCATGCCTGGGACAAAAAAGAGGTGTTGGATTACTTTCCGCGCCAGTCGCGCTTGCTGCGCCCCGCGAATTATCCCCCCGGCGTTCCAGGCAACGGCAGCGTCGTCGTGGAGACGGCGGGAGGCGAGCGATTGGCGGTCCTTCAACTGATGGGGCGGGCCCACATGCCCACGATCGACTGCCCGTTTCAAACGGCGCGGCGGGAAGTGCCGCGCCTCAAACAAGAAACTGCCGCGGTGATCGTCGAAATGCACGCGGAAGCGACGTCCGAAAAAATGGCCATGGGACATTATTTGGACGGCGAGGTGACGGCGGTCGTCGGCACGCACACCCACGTTCAAACGGCGGACGATCAGATCTTGCCGAAGGGAACGGCCTACATTACGGATATCGGGATGACCGGCCCTCTCCACGCCGTCATCGGGGTAAAAAAAGAGCTGGCGATCGAAAAATTTTTAACCGGGATGCCTCGCCGTTTTGAGGTAGCGTCGGGGCCGTCGGTGTTTTGCGGGGTATTGCTGGAACTTGATGCGCGGTTGGGGAAGCCCCTCCATTTTGAACGGGTCCGTCTGATCGATTAA
- the xseA gene encoding exodeoxyribonuclease VII large subunit gives MFSPPPAGSSRRILTVSELSTLVRTCLEADFADVWLEGEISNLRAPGSGHLYCTLKDSASQIRAVLFRSTALRLGFGLEDGLHVIVRGRVTVYEPRGEYQIVLEHVEPKGRGAQQLAFEQLRRRLSAEGLFDRDRKKPLPVLPRTVGLVTSQTGAAVRDMIAVLHRRCPILHIILSPVSVQGDGAAEQIVGAIEALNELGSVDVIIVGRGGGSFEDLQAFNDERVVRAIAGSSIPVVSAVGHETDVTLADFAADLRAPTPSAAAEAVAPVLSEIVDRLAGWVARCHQGVKRRCDRERQRMYAVRADLGSFRFRVLEAIQRVDDIVIRMRQTVQRDLRNRWERTRSLTHDAVARNPGARVRHGMTLMARLTARLEQTMRARLNRRVQAAHSCAARLHSLSPTAVLDRGYSVIETMPGGEVLRDARQAAVGQAVVARLAKGSLCCRVTEIITESPVNRDGIRCHETFFSERIDGGRREI, from the coding sequence TTGTTCTCTCCCCCTCCTGCCGGTTCGTCGAGGCGAATTCTGACCGTATCGGAGTTGAGCACGTTGGTCCGTACGTGCCTGGAGGCCGATTTTGCCGACGTATGGCTTGAGGGAGAGATCTCGAATCTCCGCGCGCCGGGGTCTGGGCATCTTTACTGTACGCTCAAAGATTCGGCGAGCCAGATTCGGGCCGTGCTCTTTCGCTCAACGGCGCTCCGATTGGGATTCGGTCTTGAAGATGGGCTCCATGTCATCGTGCGGGGGCGGGTCACGGTCTATGAGCCGAGAGGCGAGTATCAAATCGTCTTGGAGCACGTGGAGCCGAAGGGACGTGGCGCGCAGCAATTGGCCTTCGAACAGTTGAGACGGCGCCTTAGCGCCGAGGGGCTCTTTGACCGGGATCGCAAGAAGCCCTTGCCGGTACTCCCCCGCACGGTCGGTCTCGTCACGTCTCAGACGGGAGCCGCCGTTCGGGACATGATCGCGGTTCTACATCGCCGATGTCCCATTCTGCATATCATTCTCTCCCCCGTGTCCGTTCAGGGCGATGGAGCCGCGGAGCAGATCGTCGGCGCCATTGAAGCCTTGAACGAACTCGGTTCCGTCGATGTCATCATCGTCGGGAGGGGAGGCGGCTCCTTCGAAGACCTGCAGGCGTTCAACGATGAGCGCGTCGTGCGAGCGATCGCGGGGTCGTCGATTCCCGTCGTCTCGGCCGTCGGGCACGAAACCGACGTAACACTGGCCGATTTCGCGGCCGATCTGCGGGCGCCCACGCCATCGGCCGCCGCCGAAGCCGTGGCCCCGGTCCTCAGCGAGATCGTGGATCGGCTCGCGGGTTGGGTGGCTCGATGCCATCAAGGCGTCAAGCGCCGGTGCGATCGCGAGAGACAAAGGATGTACGCCGTCCGTGCCGACTTGGGGAGCTTTCGATTCCGAGTGTTGGAAGCCATACAGCGGGTGGACGATATTGTCATTCGGATGCGCCAAACGGTACAAAGGGACCTGCGAAACAGATGGGAGCGGACGCGCTCGCTGACGCACGATGCCGTTGCGAGGAATCCCGGCGCGCGTGTCCGTCATGGCATGACACTAATGGCTCGGCTGACGGCGCGTCTAGAGCAGACCATGCGCGCTCGGTTGAATCGGCGGGTGCAGGCGGCGCATTCATGCGCGGCGCGTCTGCACTCGCTGAGCCCCACGGCGGTTCTTGACCGTGGATACAGCGTCATCGAAACGATGCCGGGCGGCGAAGTCCTGCGGGACGCCCGTCAGGCGGCCGTTGGACAGGCAGTCGTTGCGCGTTTGGCGAAAGGTTCTCTTTGTTGTAGAGTGACGGAGATCATCACGGAGTCGCCCGTCAATCGCGACGGGATTCGCTGTCACGAAACGTTCTTCTCGGAAAGGATCGACGGTGGCCGGCGCGAAATTTGA
- a CDS encoding exodeoxyribonuclease VII small subunit, which translates to MAGAKFEQAMARLEAIVAELEKGELSLDESLKIFEEGVRLSKHCLKVLEEAERKIEVLVQDKNGKKQLRAFTSVDDDADESDG; encoded by the coding sequence GTGGCCGGCGCGAAATTTGAACAGGCGATGGCACGATTGGAAGCCATTGTGGCCGAATTGGAAAAGGGCGAGCTGTCGCTCGATGAATCGCTCAAGATCTTCGAGGAAGGGGTGCGTCTCTCCAAACATTGCTTGAAGGTTCTCGAAGAAGCCGAGCGAAAAATCGAGGTGTTGGTGCAGGATAAGAACGGCAAGAAGCAACTCCGGGCGTTCACGTCGGTCGATGACGACGCGGATGAATCCGACGGGTGA
- a CDS encoding TlyA family RNA methyltransferase, giving the protein MIFLQAASPADEPTGRFFRGAGISVFMDVHARRHKQRLDQLLVDQGFAESRERAARMILAGEVRVDGVLVDKPAKAVSAQAVIEVLAQGARFVSRGGEKLAAALDAGFIDPAGLVCLDVGCSTGGFTDCLLQRGARRIYAVDVGYGQFDWRLRRDSRVVLMERTNIRYLDKSAIPEPVELTVIDVSFISLTKVLPPVLQFSTPGAIVIALVKPQFEVGKGEVGRGGIVRDEAQRRDVLRGIVNFAAGLGMTARTTLECPLKGKRGNQELFAIFECGSTSHGVS; this is encoded by the coding sequence GTGATCTTTTTGCAAGCCGCGTCGCCGGCTGACGAACCGACCGGCCGTTTCTTTAGGGGGGCCGGTATTTCCGTATTCATGGACGTTCATGCGCGGCGTCATAAACAACGACTTGATCAACTGTTGGTGGATCAGGGATTCGCGGAGAGCCGAGAGCGCGCGGCGCGGATGATCCTGGCTGGAGAAGTCAGGGTCGATGGCGTCCTCGTCGATAAACCGGCAAAGGCCGTGTCCGCCCAGGCCGTGATCGAAGTCCTTGCGCAAGGCGCTCGGTTCGTTAGTCGAGGCGGTGAGAAACTGGCGGCGGCGCTGGACGCCGGATTCATCGATCCGGCCGGGCTTGTCTGTCTCGATGTCGGATGCTCGACCGGAGGCTTTACCGATTGTCTTCTGCAGCGGGGAGCGCGACGGATCTACGCGGTGGACGTCGGATACGGTCAATTCGATTGGCGGCTGCGACGGGACTCCCGCGTGGTTCTGATGGAGCGGACGAATATCCGTTACCTCGACAAATCGGCCATTCCCGAGCCGGTCGAGCTCACGGTCATCGATGTCTCCTTTATCTCGTTGACCAAGGTTCTCCCCCCCGTGCTGCAATTTTCGACTCCGGGCGCGATCGTGATCGCGCTGGTCAAACCCCAGTTCGAGGTGGGCAAGGGCGAGGTCGGCAGGGGGGGGATCGTTCGTGACGAGGCGCAGCGGCGGGACGTCCTGCGCGGAATCGTGAACTTTGCGGCCGGTCTGGGCATGACGGCGAGAACGACTTTGGAGTGCCCTCTCAAGGGGAAAAGAGGAAATCAAGAACTGTTCGCGATTTTTGAATGCGGATCGACGTCTCACGGTGTATCGTGA